Proteins encoded by one window of Azospirillum brasilense:
- the flhB gene encoding flagellar biosynthesis protein FlhB has protein sequence MSEDADESSKTEEPTQKKLDEAHKQGQFAMTQEIGNWLMIAAALVILVTTLPGTLKGMVPRLNFFFENLDQIPMDQGGVGAVLMRVMKDILWALWLPILFLLFAGVIGTIGQKGFNVSWELITPKFSKLNPISGIANLFSAQKGVDLLKSLAKVAVVGVVAYIALQPMMLTIGHFIGIDMMMLLREMDGLTFRLLSGVLAILTLIAGADLFWQRHSFDKKMRMTKQEVKDEHKQAEGDPHVKGRIRQLRFERARKRMMAAVPGADVVVTNPTHFAVALKYDSSTMGAPMVVAKGADAVAFKIREIAEENGVPVMENPPLARALYAACDIDEEVPSEHYRAVAEVITYVFKLKGRAVRN, from the coding sequence GTGTCCGAAGACGCGGATGAATCATCCAAAACAGAAGAGCCGACGCAAAAGAAGCTCGACGAGGCCCACAAGCAGGGCCAGTTCGCGATGACCCAGGAAATCGGCAACTGGCTGATGATCGCCGCGGCGCTGGTGATCCTGGTCACGACCCTGCCCGGAACGCTGAAGGGCATGGTGCCCCGCCTGAACTTCTTTTTCGAGAATCTGGACCAGATCCCCATGGACCAGGGCGGGGTCGGCGCCGTGCTGATGCGGGTGATGAAGGACATCCTGTGGGCGTTGTGGCTGCCCATCCTGTTCCTGCTGTTCGCCGGGGTGATCGGCACGATCGGGCAGAAGGGCTTCAACGTCTCCTGGGAACTGATCACGCCGAAGTTCAGCAAGCTGAACCCGATCTCCGGCATCGCCAACCTGTTCAGCGCCCAGAAGGGCGTCGACCTGCTGAAGAGCCTGGCCAAGGTCGCGGTGGTCGGCGTGGTCGCCTACATCGCGCTTCAGCCGATGATGCTCACCATCGGGCATTTCATCGGCATCGACATGATGATGCTGCTCCGCGAGATGGACGGCCTGACCTTCCGGCTGCTGTCCGGCGTGCTGGCCATTCTGACCCTGATCGCCGGGGCCGACCTGTTCTGGCAGCGCCACAGCTTCGACAAGAAGATGCGCATGACCAAGCAGGAGGTGAAGGACGAGCACAAGCAGGCCGAAGGCGACCCGCACGTGAAGGGCCGCATCCGCCAGTTGCGGTTCGAGCGGGCGCGCAAGCGCATGATGGCGGCGGTGCCCGGCGCCGACGTGGTGGTGACCAACCCGACCCACTTCGCCGTCGCGCTCAAATACGACTCCTCCACCATGGGTGCTCCGATGGTGGTGGCGAAGGGCGCCGACGCCGTCGCCTTCAAGATCCGCGAGATCGCCGAGGAGAACGGCGTGCCGGTGATGGAAAATCCGCCCCTCGCCCGTGCGCTCTATGCCGCATGCGATATCGACGAGGAGGTTCCGTCCGAGCACTATCGCGCCGTGGCGGAAGTCATTACCTATGTCTTCAAGCTGAAAGGACGCGCGGTGCGGAACTGA
- the fliR gene encoding flagellar biosynthetic protein FliR has protein sequence MNLLQQFLGDQIFVWLLVFARVGTAFSIMPTIGDAFVSARTRLLFSVAVSVLVAPVLGDRMPPMPDNIFRLFVLIAGEVTVGIFMGTVARLLMGALEVAGTIIALQSGLSNAQMFNPAMASQGSLPGALLGWLGLLLIFITNLHHLLIMAVVDSYSTFAPGAAIPIDDMANVVGQLVGKSFVLGVQMAAPFLISGMLFALALGLLNKLAPQIQVFFLFTSLQVALGLFMFALTLAAMMMFWLTHFEAAFVDFLRPG, from the coding sequence ATGAACCTGCTTCAGCAGTTCCTGGGCGACCAGATCTTCGTCTGGTTGCTGGTCTTCGCGCGCGTCGGGACCGCCTTCAGCATCATGCCGACCATCGGCGACGCCTTCGTCTCCGCCCGCACGCGCCTTCTCTTTTCGGTCGCGGTCAGCGTCCTGGTGGCGCCGGTCCTGGGCGACCGCATGCCGCCGATGCCCGACAACATCTTCCGCCTGTTCGTCCTGATCGCCGGGGAGGTGACCGTCGGCATCTTCATGGGCACCGTCGCGCGCCTGCTGATGGGCGCGCTGGAGGTCGCCGGGACGATCATCGCGCTGCAGTCCGGCCTGTCGAACGCCCAGATGTTCAACCCGGCCATGGCGTCGCAGGGATCTCTGCCCGGCGCCCTGCTGGGGTGGCTGGGGCTGCTGCTGATCTTCATCACCAACCTGCACCATCTGCTGATCATGGCGGTGGTGGACAGCTATTCGACCTTCGCGCCGGGGGCGGCGATCCCCATCGACGACATGGCGAACGTGGTCGGGCAGCTGGTCGGCAAATCCTTCGTGCTGGGCGTCCAGATGGCGGCGCCGTTCCTGATCTCCGGCATGCTGTTCGCGCTGGCGCTGGGGCTGCTGAACAAGCTGGCGCCGCAGATCCAGGTGTTCTTCCTGTTCACCTCGCTCCAGGTCGCGCTGGGGCTGTTCATGTTCGCCCTGACGCTGGCCGCGATGATGATGTTCTGGCTGACCCATTTCGAGGCCGCCTTCGTCGACTTCCTGAGACCGGGCTGA
- a CDS encoding flagellar biosynthetic protein FliQ produces MSETDVIEICRTSIVTLVFVAAPVLVAMMVVGTIISVFQAVTQISEQTLAMVPKVLLVFGLSILLMPFMLGELRSFFEHEVADRIVAIGTGVNTVPNAGNLPGGGG; encoded by the coding sequence ATGAGCGAAACCGACGTCATCGAGATCTGCCGCACCTCCATCGTCACGCTGGTGTTCGTGGCGGCGCCGGTGCTGGTCGCCATGATGGTGGTCGGCACGATCATCTCGGTGTTCCAGGCGGTCACCCAGATCAGCGAGCAGACTCTGGCCATGGTGCCGAAGGTCCTGCTGGTCTTCGGCCTGTCCATCCTGCTGATGCCCTTCATGCTGGGCGAGTTGCGCTCCTTCTTCGAGCATGAGGTCGCCGACCGCATCGTCGCCATCGGCACCGGCGTGAACACCGTCCCCAACGCCGGAAACCTGCCCGGCGGCGGCGGATGA
- the fliE gene encoding flagellar hook-basal body complex protein FliE — MVNPINAAAAYANTAASTTGPGMAPRGGVSFGDVLEQTAKEVIGDLKQGETMTAKAAVGQADLTDVVQAVTNAEVTLQTVTAVRDKVLSAYQEILRMPI, encoded by the coding sequence ATGGTCAACCCGATCAACGCCGCCGCGGCCTACGCGAACACCGCCGCCTCCACGACCGGGCCGGGCATGGCCCCGCGCGGCGGCGTCAGCTTCGGCGACGTGCTGGAGCAGACCGCCAAGGAGGTCATCGGCGACCTGAAGCAGGGCGAGACGATGACCGCCAAGGCCGCCGTCGGGCAGGCCGACCTGACCGACGTGGTCCAGGCCGTCACCAACGCCGAGGTGACGCTGCAGACCGTCACCGCCGTGCGCGACAAGGTGCTGTCGGCCTATCAGGAAATCCTGCGCATGCCGATCTGA
- the flgC gene encoding flagellar basal body rod protein FlgC, translating into MDLYTSMAVSASGMKAQGTRLKTIAENLANANTTAETPGDLPYRRKVVMFQNALDRQMGVDLVRVAKIDVDKKDFERRYDPSHPSADADGYVLLPNVNSVVEAMDMREAQRSYEANLSAVDSARQMLMRTIDILRA; encoded by the coding sequence ATGGATCTCTACACGTCGATGGCGGTGTCCGCGTCCGGCATGAAGGCGCAGGGCACCCGCCTGAAGACCATCGCGGAAAATCTGGCCAATGCCAACACCACGGCGGAAACGCCGGGCGATCTGCCTTACCGGCGCAAGGTCGTGATGTTCCAGAACGCGCTGGACCGCCAGATGGGGGTCGATCTCGTCCGCGTCGCCAAGATCGACGTGGACAAGAAGGACTTCGAGCGGCGCTACGACCCCTCGCATCCCTCCGCGGACGCCGACGGCTATGTGCTGCTGCCCAACGTCAATTCGGTGGTCGAGGCGATGGACATGCGCGAGGCGCAGCGCTCCTACGAGGCCAACCTGTCGGCGGTGGACAGCGCCCGCCAGATGCTGATGCGCACCATCGACATCCTCCGCGCCTGA
- the flgB gene encoding flagellar basal body rod protein FlgB, translating to MNLENLGLFKLMSRKMGWLTERQNVIAANIANADTPDYKGRDLKPFTFRDALSDSRRLQPTATNASHLQGTRGAGGLNQEQRQRNPYETAPDGNTVVLEEQMLKQGQTGMDYQTITNLYKKQVNLIRSAIRSGG from the coding sequence ATGAATCTCGAGAATCTCGGCCTCTTCAAGCTGATGTCGCGCAAGATGGGCTGGCTGACCGAACGCCAGAACGTGATCGCGGCGAACATCGCCAACGCCGACACGCCGGATTACAAGGGCCGGGACCTGAAGCCCTTCACCTTCCGCGACGCCCTGTCCGACAGCCGCCGCCTCCAGCCCACCGCCACCAACGCCTCGCACCTGCAGGGGACGCGGGGCGCGGGCGGGCTGAACCAGGAGCAGCGCCAGCGCAATCCCTACGAGACGGCGCCGGACGGCAACACCGTGGTCCTGGAAGAGCAGATGCTGAAGCAGGGCCAGACGGGCATGGACTACCAGACGATCACGAACCTCTACAAGAAGCAGGTCAACCTGATCCGCTCCGCGATCCGCAGCGGCGGTTGA
- a CDS encoding EscU/YscU/HrcU family type III secretion system export apparatus switch protein, which translates to MSEPTPNHRPLPNRPVAVALKYELGDQSLPRVVATGKGHVAEQILELAFANGVKVREDADLVQILSAVDIDSEIPIEAIAAVAEILAYVYRANGTLPPSAEPVAGEAP; encoded by the coding sequence TTGTCCGAGCCGACTCCGAACCACCGCCCCCTCCCCAACCGGCCCGTCGCGGTCGCGCTGAAGTATGAGCTGGGCGACCAGTCCCTGCCCCGCGTGGTCGCCACCGGCAAGGGCCATGTGGCCGAACAGATCCTGGAACTGGCCTTCGCCAACGGCGTCAAGGTGCGCGAGGACGCCGACCTCGTGCAGATCCTGTCGGCGGTGGACATCGATTCGGAGATCCCCATCGAGGCCATCGCCGCCGTGGCCGAGATCCTCGCCTACGTCTACCGCGCCAACGGCACGCTGCCGCCTTCCGCGGAACCGGTTGCCGGAGAGGCTCCGTGA
- a CDS encoding FliO/MopB family protein, with translation MGLDQYIQFVLALAFVIALIVLVAWVMRRIGFGGMTATSGRQRRLGVVEVLPLDGKRRLVLVRRDDREHLLLLSAFGDQVVDQTPRGGFPGALAEAATPPSSTPPSSAPPSAGVRS, from the coding sequence ATGGGCCTCGACCAGTACATCCAATTCGTTCTCGCCCTCGCCTTCGTCATCGCGCTGATCGTGCTGGTGGCCTGGGTGATGCGCCGCATCGGCTTCGGCGGCATGACCGCGACGTCGGGGCGCCAGCGCCGTCTGGGCGTCGTCGAGGTGCTGCCGCTCGACGGCAAGCGCCGGCTGGTGCTGGTCCGCCGCGACGACCGCGAGCATCTGCTGCTGCTGAGCGCCTTCGGCGACCAGGTGGTCGACCAGACGCCGCGCGGCGGCTTCCCGGGCGCGCTGGCCGAGGCCGCAACCCCGCCGTCCAGCACCCCGCCGTCCAGCGCCCCGCCATCTGCCGGGGTCCGGTCATGA
- the fliP gene encoding flagellar type III secretion system pore protein FliP (The bacterial flagellar biogenesis protein FliP forms a type III secretion system (T3SS)-type pore required for flagellar assembly.), whose product MTTGTGVTKRLALAGLLALAIGLAGALAAGPALAQSMTFDLGDAGGSTTGRIVQMVALITVLSLAPSILIMMTAFTRIVIVLSFLRSALGIQQVPPNTVLMSLAVFLTFFVMAPVFERSYNQGIQPLINQDIDETEAFRRTVAPLREFMLKHASEKDLRLFMDMARIENVTDAEQTPLHVLVPAFMISEIKRAFEIGFLLFLPFLIIDMVVSSILMSMGMMMLPPTMVAIPFKIIFFVLVDGWYLIAGSLARSFGTL is encoded by the coding sequence ATGACGACCGGCACGGGCGTGACGAAGCGGCTGGCCCTCGCCGGACTGCTGGCGCTGGCGATCGGGCTGGCCGGGGCGCTGGCCGCCGGGCCGGCGCTGGCGCAGAGCATGACCTTCGACCTGGGCGACGCCGGGGGATCGACCACCGGGCGCATCGTCCAGATGGTCGCGCTGATCACGGTGCTGTCGCTGGCGCCGTCGATCCTCATCATGATGACGGCGTTCACCCGTATCGTCATCGTGCTGTCCTTCCTGCGCTCGGCGCTGGGCATCCAGCAGGTGCCGCCGAACACGGTGCTGATGTCGCTGGCGGTCTTCCTGACCTTCTTCGTCATGGCCCCGGTGTTCGAGCGTTCCTACAACCAGGGCATCCAGCCGCTGATCAACCAGGACATCGACGAGACGGAGGCGTTCCGCCGCACGGTCGCCCCGCTGCGCGAATTCATGCTGAAGCACGCCAGCGAGAAGGACCTGCGCCTGTTCATGGACATGGCGCGCATCGAGAACGTGACCGACGCCGAGCAGACCCCGCTCCACGTCCTGGTCCCCGCCTTCATGATCTCGGAGATCAAGCGGGCCTTCGAGATCGGCTTCCTGCTGTTCCTCCCCTTCCTGATCATCGACATGGTGGTGTCGTCGATCCTGATGTCGATGGGCATGATGATGCTGCCGCCGACCATGGTGGCGATCCCCTTCAAGATCATCTTCTTCGTGCTGGTCGACGGCTGGTACCTGATCGCCGGGTCGCTGGCCCGCAGTTTCGGGACGCTCTAA
- a CDS encoding potassium transporter Kup: MSDTTLKAAAPDKGRLAALTLGALGVVYGDIGTSPLYTLRECFSPEHGLALTPQNILGIMSMVFWALVLVVTVKYVLFVMRADNKGEGGILALLALATNSRPDSTGRLSGLMAMGLFGAALFYGDGMITPAISVLSAVEGLEVAQPALERVVVPVTVGILIALFGIQSRGTEKVGRLFGPIMVAWFATLGLLGLIELVKEPQVLAALDPRHAVRFFVSNGWIGFLVLGAVVLAVTGGEALYADMGHFGRRPIKVAWLAVVLPALLLNYLGQCALLLSDPTAVRSPFYLLVPEWGLYPMVLLSTCAAVIASQAVISGVFSLTRQAVQLGLCPRLDIRHTSQEEGGQIYIPRANWGLLFAVIGLVLWFESSSRLATAYGIAVTGDMVITTILALVVAHRRWNWSLPVCLALGALFLSVDLALFLANAVKIPHGGWVPLVIAAVTLGLMSTWRRGRAVLNRRLAEDSLPLDGFVKRHAKSSDIQRVKGTAIFLTSSADTVPIALLHNLKHNQVMHERIVFLTVMVEDVPRVPAKERVVLEGLADGFYRLTVRYGFSQEPNIPKALRLCKAFGLEFDVMTTSFFLGRETLIPRINPQMAQWREKLFVVMSRTAVSATDFFKIPPNRVVELGTQVQL; encoded by the coding sequence ATGTCAGACACGACCCTGAAAGCCGCGGCACCCGACAAGGGCAGGCTGGCCGCGCTCACCCTCGGTGCGCTTGGCGTCGTTTACGGCGACATCGGCACCAGCCCGCTCTACACGCTGCGCGAATGCTTCTCGCCGGAGCATGGGCTCGCCCTGACCCCGCAGAACATCCTCGGCATCATGTCCATGGTTTTCTGGGCGCTGGTGCTCGTGGTCACCGTGAAGTACGTGCTGTTCGTCATGCGCGCCGACAACAAGGGCGAAGGCGGCATCCTGGCCCTGCTGGCGCTGGCGACCAACAGCCGGCCCGACTCCACCGGGCGCCTGTCAGGCCTGATGGCGATGGGCCTGTTCGGCGCCGCCCTGTTCTACGGCGACGGCATGATCACCCCGGCCATCTCCGTCCTCTCCGCGGTGGAAGGGCTGGAGGTGGCTCAGCCGGCGCTGGAGCGGGTCGTCGTGCCGGTGACCGTGGGCATCCTGATCGCCCTGTTCGGAATCCAGAGCCGCGGCACCGAGAAGGTCGGGCGGCTGTTCGGCCCGATCATGGTCGCGTGGTTCGCCACGCTGGGCCTGCTCGGCCTGATCGAGCTGGTCAAGGAGCCGCAGGTCCTGGCCGCGCTCGACCCGCGCCACGCCGTCCGTTTCTTCGTCTCGAACGGCTGGATCGGCTTCCTGGTGCTGGGCGCCGTCGTTCTGGCCGTCACCGGGGGCGAGGCGCTCTACGCCGACATGGGCCATTTCGGCCGCCGCCCCATCAAGGTGGCGTGGCTGGCGGTCGTGCTTCCCGCGCTGCTGCTGAATTATCTCGGCCAGTGCGCCCTGCTGCTGAGCGACCCCACGGCGGTGCGCAGCCCCTTCTACCTGCTGGTGCCGGAGTGGGGCCTCTACCCGATGGTCCTGCTGTCGACCTGCGCGGCGGTGATCGCCAGCCAGGCGGTGATCTCCGGCGTCTTCTCGCTGACCCGGCAGGCGGTGCAGCTCGGCCTGTGCCCGCGCCTGGATATCCGCCACACCTCGCAGGAGGAAGGCGGGCAGATTTACATCCCGCGCGCCAACTGGGGCCTGCTGTTCGCGGTCATCGGGCTGGTCCTGTGGTTCGAGTCCTCCAGCCGGCTGGCGACCGCCTACGGCATCGCGGTGACCGGCGACATGGTCATCACCACCATCCTGGCGCTGGTCGTGGCGCATCGCCGCTGGAACTGGAGCCTGCCCGTCTGCTTGGCGCTGGGCGCCCTGTTCCTCAGCGTCGATCTGGCGCTGTTCCTCGCCAACGCGGTGAAGATTCCGCACGGCGGCTGGGTGCCGCTGGTCATCGCCGCGGTGACTCTGGGCCTGATGTCGACGTGGCGCCGCGGCCGTGCCGTCCTGAACCGCCGGCTGGCCGAGGATTCCCTGCCGCTGGACGGCTTCGTCAAGCGCCACGCCAAGTCCTCGGACATCCAGCGGGTGAAGGGCACGGCGATCTTCCTGACCTCCAGCGCCGACACGGTGCCCATCGCCCTGCTGCACAACCTGAAGCACAATCAGGTGATGCACGAGCGCATCGTCTTCCTGACCGTGATGGTCGAGGACGTTCCCCGCGTTCCGGCCAAGGAGCGCGTCGTCCTGGAGGGGCTGGCCGACGGCTTCTACCGCCTGACGGTGCGCTACGGCTTCTCGCAGGAGCCGAACATCCCCAAGGCGCTGCGGCTGTGCAAGGCGTTCGGGCTGGAGTTCGACGTGATGACGACCTCCTTCTTCCTCGGCCGCGAGACGCTGATCCCCCGCATCAACCCGCAGATGGCCCAGTGGCGGGAAAAGCTGTTCGTCGTGATGTCGCGCACCGCGGTCAGCGCCACCGACTTCTTCAAGATTCCGCCGAACCGCGTGGTCGAGCTGGGCACCCAGGTCCAACTCTGA
- a CDS encoding tetratricopeptide repeat protein produces the protein MAATALLAAQIAVSPAAWAVDVPVRAATHKTFGRMVFDWPRQTGYSASVEGNTLVIRFDEPINAALDRTVAALPGYLSGVRIGGDGKTVTFDLKRPVTLKSFRNGNAVALDLTPAAEAPAPTAKAEAPAAPAAPAAPAPARSAGRVAVSAADTPEQSRLSFTWPEGVNYTLRRDGASATLLFDRSGNADLAPVARTALRNIQNVEQFRQANGALAVTFAVPQDAEIKDSKSGRSVVIDVQNPGTRAGLPTGDAANAAPPSGATTTTVRPPSAEAAAPPPATPPAAMPAARPAATPPPPKEVAAAPAPSKPEAMKPEAMKPEATKPEAAKADPAKAEPQGPTLVFDAGGPASIAVYPRAGHLYIVFDKSLPIGAGKAIGGAGTVGAIEPVPATGGSAFRTKIGALVWPKIERQGTSWKITPASRLTGTPPFELKIDPEPDFLLGARLLVRAADAATVVTLSDPDVGDRLQVVPLPVPGNAIPESHRYADLELLPSYQGVVVRPIADAITVRPVKEGVEVTAAGGLHLSPMADAGSRPAASTQTASLPPKPSPGGASNTLTPPTDPKPVPSGRRLFDLPAWKKGDLDHYTEARQNLQLNIVNAPDSERPRAQLDLARFYLANGFGQEAIGMMDVLQEAQPDLEGWPEFRALRGAARFLAGNTDAAAEDFAHPNLANNGEAALWRAAIAADRNDWPTAQAGFKAAAPILNSYPDPILTKLATRAAEAALKTGDAPFAKRLLDRIVERGGTDAEERPDVQYLRGLYYAQTNEPERALEQLTASYNSLDRYYRAKAGLALVNLQLAEGRMSPPAAAERLAGLTFTWRGDELEMQIRQRMGEVLIAAGQYADGFNAMKETAALVADTPRAEEITREMSRVFADLYKDGAQKLPTIEALQLYDQFRELTPVGEAGDEVIRQLAERLISVDLLNRAADLLQHQVEYRLSGEDKARVGTRLASVRLLDNKPEDALRALELSNVPNLPADLVGERRLMQAKALAEMGRGDEALLLLSEDDSKPANSLRVDIAWRAQKWEAAAFALNKLIGPPPPPTQPINPATSQLVLNRAVALALAGDGTNLNLLRKEFGSAMTNGPDADAFRVLTRPEQALGLIDVNTVRSRVAEVDVFQKFLKNYRGKQSAAIN, from the coding sequence GTGGCCGCCACGGCCCTGCTCGCCGCCCAGATCGCCGTCTCGCCGGCTGCCTGGGCCGTCGACGTTCCGGTGCGGGCGGCCACCCACAAGACCTTCGGGCGCATGGTCTTCGACTGGCCGCGCCAGACCGGCTACAGCGCGTCGGTGGAAGGCAACACGCTGGTCATCCGCTTCGACGAGCCGATCAACGCCGCGCTGGACCGCACCGTGGCGGCCTTGCCCGGCTATCTGTCCGGTGTGAGGATCGGCGGCGACGGCAAGACGGTGACCTTCGACCTGAAGCGCCCGGTGACGCTGAAGAGCTTCCGCAACGGCAACGCCGTGGCGCTCGACCTGACCCCCGCCGCCGAGGCGCCGGCCCCGACCGCCAAGGCGGAGGCGCCCGCCGCTCCGGCCGCTCCGGCCGCGCCCGCTCCGGCGCGCTCCGCGGGGCGGGTGGCGGTCAGCGCGGCCGACACGCCGGAACAGAGCCGCCTGTCCTTCACCTGGCCGGAGGGCGTCAACTACACGCTGCGTCGCGACGGCGCGTCGGCCACGCTGCTGTTCGACCGCAGCGGCAATGCCGATCTGGCGCCGGTGGCCAGGACGGCGCTGCGCAACATCCAGAACGTGGAGCAGTTCCGGCAGGCCAACGGCGCGCTGGCGGTGACCTTCGCCGTGCCGCAGGACGCCGAGATCAAGGACAGCAAGTCCGGCCGTTCCGTGGTGATCGACGTGCAGAATCCGGGCACGCGCGCCGGTCTGCCGACGGGCGATGCGGCCAACGCCGCCCCGCCGTCCGGCGCCACCACGACCACGGTGCGTCCGCCCTCGGCCGAAGCCGCGGCCCCACCGCCCGCGACACCCCCGGCCGCCATGCCCGCCGCGAGGCCGGCTGCGACGCCTCCCCCGCCGAAGGAGGTCGCGGCGGCCCCGGCGCCTTCCAAGCCCGAGGCCATGAAGCCCGAGGCCATGAAGCCTGAGGCCACGAAGCCCGAAGCCGCCAAAGCCGATCCGGCAAAAGCCGAGCCGCAGGGGCCGACGCTGGTCTTTGACGCGGGTGGCCCGGCGTCCATCGCCGTCTACCCGCGCGCCGGCCATCTCTACATCGTGTTCGACAAGTCTCTGCCCATCGGCGCTGGCAAGGCCATCGGCGGGGCCGGGACGGTCGGCGCGATCGAGCCGGTGCCGGCCACCGGCGGCAGCGCCTTCCGCACCAAGATCGGCGCGCTGGTCTGGCCGAAGATCGAGCGGCAGGGGACGAGCTGGAAGATCACGCCCGCCAGCCGTCTGACCGGCACGCCGCCCTTCGAGCTGAAGATCGATCCGGAACCGGATTTCCTGCTGGGCGCCCGCCTGCTGGTGCGCGCCGCGGACGCGGCGACCGTGGTGACGCTGTCCGACCCCGACGTGGGCGACCGCCTCCAGGTCGTGCCGCTGCCGGTTCCCGGCAACGCCATTCCCGAATCGCACCGCTACGCCGATCTGGAGCTGCTGCCCAGCTACCAGGGCGTCGTCGTGCGGCCCATCGCCGACGCGATCACCGTGCGCCCGGTCAAGGAAGGGGTGGAGGTGACCGCGGCGGGGGGCCTTCACCTGTCGCCCATGGCCGACGCCGGAAGCCGCCCGGCGGCATCGACGCAGACGGCCTCGCTGCCGCCGAAGCCGTCCCCCGGCGGCGCGTCCAACACGCTGACGCCGCCGACCGACCCGAAGCCGGTGCCTTCCGGGCGTCGCCTGTTCGACCTGCCGGCCTGGAAGAAGGGCGACCTCGACCACTACACCGAGGCGCGGCAGAACCTTCAGCTCAACATCGTCAACGCGCCGGATTCCGAACGGCCCCGCGCCCAGCTCGACCTCGCCCGCTTCTATCTGGCGAACGGCTTCGGGCAGGAGGCCATCGGCATGATGGACGTGCTGCAGGAGGCGCAGCCCGACCTGGAAGGCTGGCCGGAGTTCCGCGCCCTGCGCGGGGCCGCGCGCTTCCTGGCAGGAAACACCGACGCCGCGGCGGAGGATTTCGCCCACCCGAATCTCGCCAACAACGGCGAGGCCGCGCTGTGGCGCGCCGCCATCGCGGCGGACCGCAACGACTGGCCGACGGCCCAGGCCGGCTTCAAGGCGGCGGCGCCGATCCTCAACTCCTACCCCGACCCGATCCTGACCAAGCTGGCGACCCGCGCCGCCGAGGCCGCGCTGAAAACCGGCGACGCGCCCTTCGCCAAGCGGCTGCTCGACCGCATCGTCGAGCGCGGCGGCACGGACGCCGAGGAACGGCCCGACGTCCAGTATCTCCGCGGCCTCTACTACGCCCAGACCAACGAGCCGGAGCGGGCGCTGGAGCAGTTGACCGCCTCCTACAACAGCCTCGACCGCTATTACCGGGCCAAGGCCGGGCTGGCGCTGGTGAACCTGCAGCTGGCGGAAGGCCGCATGTCGCCCCCCGCCGCGGCGGAACGGCTGGCCGGTCTGACCTTCACCTGGCGCGGCGACGAGCTGGAGATGCAGATCCGCCAGCGCATGGGCGAGGTGCTGATCGCCGCCGGCCAGTACGCCGACGGCTTCAACGCCATGAAGGAGACCGCCGCGCTGGTCGCCGACACGCCGCGGGCGGAGGAGATCACCCGCGAGATGTCGCGCGTCTTCGCCGACCTCTACAAGGACGGGGCGCAGAAGCTGCCGACCATCGAGGCGCTCCAGCTCTACGACCAGTTCCGCGAGCTGACCCCGGTGGGCGAGGCGGGCGACGAGGTGATCCGGCAACTCGCCGAGCGGCTGATCTCGGTGGACCTGCTGAACCGCGCCGCCGACCTGCTGCAGCATCAGGTGGAATACCGCCTGTCCGGCGAGGACAAGGCGCGCGTCGGCACCCGGCTCGCCTCCGTCCGCCTGCTCGACAACAAGCCGGAGGACGCCCTGCGCGCGCTGGAGCTGTCCAATGTGCCGAACCTGCCGGCGGATCTGGTGGGCGAGCGCCGCCTGATGCAGGCCAAGGCGCTGGCCGAGATGGGCCGTGGCGACGAGGCGCTGCTGCTGCTCTCCGAGGACGACAGCAAGCCGGCCAACTCGCTGCGGGTGGACATCGCGTGGCGCGCCCAGAAATGGGAGGCCGCGGCCTTCGCCCTGAACAAGCTGATCGGCCCGCCGCCGCCACCGACCCAGCCGATCAACCCGGCGACCTCGCAGCTGGTCCTGAACCGCGCGGTGGCGCTGGCGCTGGCGGGGGACGGGACGAACCTGAATCTGCTGCGCAAGGAGTTCGGCTCGGCGATGACCAACGGCCCCGACGCCGACGCCTTCCGCGTGCTGACCCGGCCGGAGCAGGCGCTGGGCCTGATCGACGTCAACACCGTCCGCTCCCGCGTCGCCGAGGTGGACGTGTTCCAGAAGTTCCTGAAGAACTACCGCGGCAAGCAGAGCGCAGCGATCAACTGA